In Nocardia terpenica, the genomic window TTCGACGTCCAGGGCGCCGAGATTGTCCTCCAGCTGGGCCACGGTGCGGGCGCCGATGATCGGGGCCGTGACACCGGGGTTGCGCAGCGTCCAGGCGAGGGCGACCTGCGAGGGGGTCCGGCCGAGGTCGGCGGCGACCTGCTTCACGACGTCCGCGATGGCCAGCCCCCGCTCGGTGAGCGAGCCCTGAGCGAGGGCCACGTTCTTGCGGGTGCCCTCGGGCGATCCGACGGCCGCCTCGGCCAGGTCGGCCCGGCTGTACTTACCGGTCAGCACGCCGCTGGCCAGCGGCGACCACGGGATGACGCCCAGGCCCAGTTCCCGGGCCATCGGGATCAGATCCCGCTCCACCGTGCGCTCGATCAGGCTGTACTCGACCTGCAGTGCCACCAGCGGCGACCAGCCGCGCAGGTCGGCAATGGTCTGCATGCGCGACACCTGCCACGCCGGGGTGTCCGAGATGGCCACGTACAGCACCTTGCCCCGGCGGACCAGGTCGTCCAGGCCGCGCAGCACCTCCTCGACCGGGGTCGTGGAATCCCAGACGTGCACGTACAGCAGGTCGATGTAGTCGGTGTTCAGCTGCCGCAGGCTGTTGTCCACCGAGGTGACCATGCTCTTGCGGCCGTTGCCGCCCGCATTGGGGTCGCCGGGACGGCGCAGCATCGCGTATTTGGTTGCCAATACCAGGCTTTCACGATTGTCCCGGGTGAATTCGCCCAGCAGCCGTTCGGAGCTGCCATTGGTGTAGACGCTGGCGGTATCGATGAAATTGCCGCCGCGCTCGACATACACGTCGAACAGCTTGCGGGCGTCGTCGGTGTCGGCGCCCCAGCCCCAGTCGGCCCCGAAGGTCATCGTGCCCAGTGCCAGCGGGGAGACCCGCAGACCGGAGCGGCCCAGCAGCCGGTAGGTGTCGAGAGTGAGAGACATCGTATTCTCCTGCGTTTGGTGGATCCGTGGTCGAAAATCAGTCTGTGCCGATCACGGACAGGGGGTAAGGGAAGGGATTGCCTAGGAATTCCGGTCCCACCCAGCCGTACCATCGGATGGGTGAGAACTGGCACTGTGGACGCGACACAGGAATTGGCCGCTTTCCTGCGCGCCCGGCGGGAACGACTGGATCCGCGCGATTTCGGCCTGCCCGAGCGCAGGCAGGCCCGCCGGACCCCGGGCCTGCGCCGCGAGGAGGTCGCCGAGCTGGCCGGGGTCAGCACCGACTACATCGTGCGGCTGGAGCAGGGCCGCGGCCTGCGGCCCTCGCCGGAGGTGCTGGAGGCGCTGGCCCGCACGTTGCGCCTGGACTCCGACGAGCGCGTGTACCTGTTCGACCTGGCCCAGCAGCGCCCGCCGACCGTCGGCAAGCCGTCGACCACCGCGGCCCCGGCGCTGGGCCTGCTGGTCGCCGACCTGTCCCCGCTGCCCGCGATGCTGGTCAACCACCGCTACGACATCCTGGCCTGGAATCCGGAGATGGCGCGGCTGCTGGTCGACTTCGACACCCTGCCGCCCGCCCAGCGCAACACGATGTGGCTGTGCCTGCTGTACCCGGGCATGCCGGAGGATTTCTACGTCGACCGCGAGACCATCGTCCGCGAGGGCATCGCCGACCTGCGCGCCGCCTGGGCCGCCCACCCCGACGACCACGCCCTCGCCGACCTCATCGAGCAATTCACCTCGCAGAGCGAGGAATTCGCGCGCCTGTGGGCCAAGCGCGACGTCAAGGTCAACGGCCGCGGCCGCAAATCCATGCGCCACCCCGAGGCGGGCCTGCTAACCGTGAACTTCGAGGTCCTGATGCCCCTGCAGGACCCGGACCACCGCTTGATCATCTACCGCGCCGCCGACGCAGAATCACAAGCGGCACTGGATGTTCTGGCGGCCCCGGCCAAAAGCACGCCGGGGCAATGAGTGCCGGGAGCGCCGGGGCAATGAGTGCCGGGAGCGCCGGGGCAATGAGTGCCGGGAGTGCCGGGGCAATGAGTGTCGGGAGCGCCGGGGCAATGAGTGTCGGGAGCGCCGGGGCAATGGGTGCCGGGAGTGCCGGGGCAATGGGTGCCGGGAGCGCCGGGGCAATGAGTGTCGGGGACGCCGGGTAATGAGTGTCGGGGACGCCGGGGCAATGAGTGCCGGAGGCGCCGGGGCAATCATTGTTGGACGCGCTGGGTAATGATTGTTGGGCGCGCGCCGGGCAATCATTGTCAGACGCGCGCCGGGGCTGTGAATGTCGGGCGCGTTTGGGCGATGATTGCGGGGGTGCTGGGGCAATCATTGTCAGACGCGCGCTGAGGCAATGAATGTCGGACGCGTGCCGGGGCAGTGATTGACGGAGGTGCGCTGGGGCAATCATTGTCGGACGCGCGCCGGGTATTGAATGTCGGACGCGTGCCCAGGTAGTGATTGCTGGAGGTGCGCTGGGTGGCGGTGGGTTGTTGGCTCGGTTATCGGGTTGGGGTGTGGCGGGCGCGGGTGAGGTCGGGGGAGCGGTAGAAGGTTTCGGAGATGGTGGACAGGCGGGAGCTGTGGGCGCGGGGGCCTAGGGCGTAGAACTGTTGGAAGCTCATGATGAGGGGGCGCCAGGCGTCGGGGTCGATGCGGTCGGTGGTTCCGGCCATTCGGATGGTGTCGTGCACGTGCACCCGCTGGATGCGGGCCTCGATCACGGACACGTTGCCGGTCTGCTGTGGGTCGTCGGCGGCCAGCGGGTGGACGATGCTGACCACCGCCTCCATGGTGACCGGGCACTCGGCGACCCGCGGCGGCGAAACCGTTTCCGACGCAACGGGTGTCAGGCCCGCGGTGCCGAATTTATCGGGCTCGTAACGGTATCCGCGCTCGGCCTTGCGGGCGGAAACCGGATTCGACCCCGTGGTCAGGGCGAGCCGATCGACGGCCGGGACGAGCTCGTCCGAGGGCAGGTTCAACACGCATTCCCCGGTCCGCAGCAGGTTCTGCACCGTCTTCGACTTCGTCCCCATGCCGAGGACGGCGCGCCACCCCAGCCAGAACGCGGAGGACATCGGCGCCAGATTGGCGCTTCCGTCCTCGTTCACCGTGGAGATCAGCACGACCGGCGTGCCGAAGTACAAGATATTGGGCTCGATTCCGGTGTGAGTCATCGTCGTCGCAGTCACAGGCCAAGCCTGCAATGTCCGCTCCGCCGGGGCTGGCGGTATCCGGACAGGGCATTCTCGCCCGGCGCACGGCTTTACCCTCGACATATGCCCGGCGTTACCGGCCTTTCCGTGCCTCATGCCGTAGGTTTGCTGGGATACTTTGCAGTGGTTCCAGTGGATGCTCTCGGGATATGAGGAGGCCCGGTGACGCGAGCGCAGGACCGTGCCGTGCCGGACACGGGCGCGGATGCCGTCGATCATCCGCTGTCCGGTGCGCAAGTGCGGTGGTGGGTGGCCCAGCAGCTGTATCCCGAGGTGCCCAATACCGTTGCGTTGTACCTGGATCTGCTCGGGCCGCTCGAGGTGCCCGTGCTCGAGGCGTGTGCCGAGCGGGCGGCGCGCGAGCTGCAGTCGCCCTGGGTGCGCTTTCGCCTGGTGGACGGCCGCCCCCGGCAGTTCCTGGACCCCAACGCCTTCGGACCGCTGCGCTACGAAGACCTCCGCGACCGGCCCGATCCGGTGGGAACGGCCTCGAAAGCCATGGCCGCCGACCACGGTTCCCCGCTCGACCTGCTGACCGATCGCCTCACCACCGCCGCCCTGTACCGCGTCGCTGCCGAACATCACCTGCTCTACCTCCGTAGTCACCACATCGTGCTCGACGGAGTGGGAGCGGCCTCGGTACTGCGGCGCACGGCCGAGCTGTATCTCGAATCGGCCACCGCCGCAACGGAAACCGACGGAGCCGGGAACGGCTTTCGAGCCGGTTCGATGGTCTCCCGGCTGGGCGTGCGATCGTCGGCGCGACCCCTGTCGATTGCCGAACTACTGGAAGACGAACGCGCGTACCAGGATTCGACGCGGATGCGGGCGGATCGGGAGTATTGGCGCGAGCAGCTGCGCGAGGTGGGGCAGACCGACGGGTTCGCGGGTCGGCGGGCCGCCCCGGCGGCGATGCCGCATCGGGTGGAGGGATTCGTGTCGGCGCGCACCGCCCGGCTGTTCGCGGCGGCGCGCGGCCGGACGGGAGCCACGTTTCCGGAATTGACCGTGGCCGCCTTCGCGTGCTATCTGGCGGCCGTGACCGGGTCCGACGAGGTGGTGCTGACGCTGCCGGTGGCGGCCCGGCCGTCCGCGGCGCTGCGACGCTCGGCGGGGTCGCTGTCGAACGTGGTTCCGTTGCGAGCCACCGGGATTCGGGGCGGCACGGTGCGGGCCGCGGTCGAGCAGGTCCGGGCGCGGGTGGTGGGGGCGCTGCGGCACCAGCGCTACCGCTACGAGGATATGCAGCGCGACCGGGGCGAAAGCCATGTGGCGCGGGGCGGATTCGGGCCGGTGGTGAACGTCCTCGGCTTCATCGAGCCGCTGCGCCTGGGCCGGTCGACCGCGCAGGTGCGGCTGCTGGCCCTCGGCCCCGTCGAAGACCTGCTGCTCAACGGCTACCAGCTGGGCGCGGAGGAGGGGTCGATAAGCATTGATATGCAGGCCAATCCGGCGCTGTACTCGCAAGCGACCCTGGCCTGGCATCACGAGCGGTTCCTGGACTACCTCGAGCGATTCCTCGCCGCCGATGCGGAGCAGGTCGTTCGGGAACTGGACCCGCCGATTGTGGTGCCGACCGTCGCGCCGGTACGCACGGATCGGCTGCTACCGGATTTATTGCGCGCCAGCCTGATTCGTCAATCCAACACTCCAACCCCTCATGATTCCGGCATGCTTTTGGCCGGAATCTCACCGATGGATTCCGGCCAAAAGCACGCCGGAATCACCAGTGTCGGGCCGTCGGCGGAGGCGATAGCCCTTCAGGACGGCGACCGCACCTGGATCTACCGCCAACTCGACGAAGACTCCTCCCGTTGGGCCCGCGAGTTGATCGAATCAGGCGCAGGCCCGGGAACTTTCGTCCTCCTGGCCATCCCGCGCTCGGCCGAGTCCGTCCTGGCGCTGTGGGCGGTGGCGAAAGCCGGGGCCGCGTTCGTTCCGGTCGACCCGGCCGATCCGGCGCGCCGCCTGGCCGCGCTGGCCTCGGATTCCGGTGCGCGACTGGGCATGACAATCGCGGCCCATCGCCCCGATCTGCCCGCCGAGGTGGCCTGGCTGGTGCTGGATGACCCGTCGACGGCCGAGCGGGTCCGTCGACGGCCGAGCGATCCGATCGGGGACGACGACCGGCGCCGCACCCTGCGCCCCGATCACCCCGCCTACCTGATCTACACCTCCGGCACCACCGGAACCCCGAAGGGCGTGGCCGTCACCCATCGCGGCCTCGGCCCGCTCACCGACCACATTGTCGAACGCTATGCCGTCGACCGTGATTCGCGCGTTCTGCACGCGCACGCCTCCTCCTTCGACGCCCATCTACTGGAGCTGCTCGCCGCCTTCGCCGCCGGGGCCCGACTGGTGGTCGCGCCCCCGGACGTGGTCGCGGGCGCGGCGCTCCGACGACTGCTGACCGACGCCGAGATCACCCACTTCCTCACCACCCCGGCCGTATTGGCCACCCTCGCACCCGAAGACGTGCCCGCCCTGCGGGTGGCGGTGGTGGGCGGCGAGGCATGCCCGGCCGACCTCGCCCGCCGCTGGGCCCCGGCGCTGCGCCTGTTCAACGGCTACGGCCCCACCGAAACCACCGTCATGGCAACCCAATCCGAAGCCCTGACCCCGGGCGCCCTCGCCCCGATCGGCCGCGCCCTGCCCGGCATTTACACGCTGGTTCTCGACCCCCACCTGCGCCTGGTCCCGCCCGGTGCCCGCGGTGAGCTTTATATCGGCGGCCCCGCCTTGGCCGTGGGCTACCTCGGCCATCCCGTCACCACCGCGGAACGCTTCGTGGCCAACCCCTTCGGGGTGACGAGCAAGTCGGACGTCATAGGCGAACGGCTGTATCGCACCGGCGATCTGGTGCGGGCCGAGGTGGATGGCATGCTGGAGTTTCTCGGCCGCGCGGACGATCAGGTGAGTGTGCGCGGGCGGCGGGTGGAGCCCGCCGAGGTGGAGGCGGCCCTGGTCGCGCTGCCGGAGATCGCGCAGGCGGTGGTCGGCATGGATCACCCGGCATCCGGTCCCCGTCTCATCGGCTATGTGGTGGCCGCGGACGACACTCCGCTCGACACCGCCGATCTCGTTCGTCGGCTGCGGGATGCCTTGCCCGCCGCGCTGGTACCGGCGCAGTTGATCGCGCTGGATCGGTTGCCCGTCACCGCGCACGGCAAGGTCGATCGATCCGCGCTGCCCGCACCGGCTTTCGCGGAGCGGCCCTATCGCGCCCCCGAAACGGCGTTGCAGCGCACCATCGCCGAGCGGTTCGCCGCCGCGACCGGGGCCGCCCGGGTCGGCCTGGACGACGACTTCTTCGAGCTCGGCGGCAATTCCCTGCTGGGCGTGCCGCTGTCGGCCGATCTCGCCGTCGCCACCGGCCGCCCGGTCACCGTGCGCTGGCTCTACACCGCGCCGACCGTGCGCGAACTGGCCGACCGCATTGCCCACGACGACGGCACCGGCGCCGACGACGCGCTCGGCGTCCTGCTGACGCTGCGCCGCGGCGGCGCCGAACCACCGCTGTTCTGTGTGCATTCCGCGGTCCCGCTGGCCTGGTGCTACTCCGGCCTGGCCCGCTACATCACCGACCGGCCCGTGCTGGGCCTGCAGGCCGTGACGGGGCGGCCCCGGGCCACCATCGACGAACTCGCCGAAGGCTATGTGGCGGAGATCCTTCGGCGGCAGCCGGACGGCCCCTACCACCTGCTGGGCTGGTCGCTGGGCGGGCAGATCGCGCACGCCATCGCCGTCCGGTTGCGCGAACGCGGCTGTGCGGTAGCGGTGTTGGCCATGCTGGACAGCGTGGTGTTCCCGGAGGACATGCCGCCGCCCCCGACCCCGCGCATGCGCGACCTGCTCACCCACCTGCTCGGCGACGAACCCGAGGACGCCGACGCCCTCGCCGACCTCACCGCCGAGCAGGCCGCGGCCGAATTGGCCGCCGCCGGAGCATCGTTCGGCACCGGCCTGACCGCCGACCAGCTGACCCGCCTGCACCGCGGCTACGCCGACGGCGTCCGCCTGTCGCACGGCTACCGACCCGGCCGCTTCGACGGCGACCTGCTGTACTTCTCCGCCACCCGCGGGGTGACCGAGTCCTTCGGCGCGGACCTGTGGCGGCCCTACGTCACCGGGGAACTGGTCGAACACCCCGTCGACGCCACCCACGCCCAGCTCACCAATTCCGACGTGGTCGCCGTCATCGGTCCCGTCCTGGCCGCGCACCTGGAAGCGGTGCGATGACACCGGCCGCGACGAGAACCGGTGCGCGAACCGGCGTTCGGTGGACGGATGTGTACCGCGACCGGCGCGCCTGGGAGCGCGAGCACCCCGCGGCCGATCGCCTGACGCGCTGGGTGGACGAGCATCTGATGGCCCCGCACCCCGATCTCGGCCGCGACGGCCCGGTCTGCCCGTTCGTGCGGCACAGCATCGTCCGCCGGACCTTCTGGGCCGGGCTGGCGCCGGGCGGCGACGAGCTGACCATCCCGGCGCTGCAGCGCATCGTGGACGACGCGTTCGCCGTCTACGCCGATCTGCGCGCGGAAAACCCCTCGGAATTGCGCAGCGTGACGCTGGTGACCCTGTTCCCGGGCCTCACCCGCTGCGACCTGATCGACACCGTGCACCGGTCCCGCAAGACCGAGGCGGTGACCCACGGCCTCATGATCGGCCAGTTCTACCCCGGCTGCCCGGTCCCCGGCCTGTGGAACCGCGACTTCCGCCCCCTGGACGCGCCGGTCCCGATGCTGGTGCTGCGCAAGATGATGAGCACCGACTTCCCATTCCTGGTCGCCCGGACCGATTGGCTCTACGCCTATTTCACCCAGGTCGCCCCGGCCCTCCCCAGCAGGCTGCGCTGGGCGATAGCCGAGCGGATGCGGATGGACGGTCCCGCGGTCGGCGAGATCACCGCGCTGCGAGCGCATTCCACCGGGGAACACGCCACATGACAACCCCGGTCTCGGCGCCGCAATGGTGGGATACTCCCCTCATGCACCGGCTGCTGCGCTGCCTGGCCGTCCTGTTCGCCGCATTCGCCTTCGCGATGCCCGCGGCGGCGGCCGCCGATCCCGGCGACGGATCGGCCATTCTCGATGTGCAGTCGCTGGGTGGTCGCCAATACAACGTGACCGTCTACTCCGCGGCCATGAACAAGCCTGTCACCGTGTGGGTTTCGCATCCGGACGGGCCCGCGCCCACGCTGTATCTGCTCAACGCGGTCGACGGCGGCGAGACCGGCGGCCCCTGGACCGCCCGCACCGACGTCGCCGGATTCTTCGCCGACAAGCCGGTGAATGTGGTGGTGCCGATGGGCGGCCGCGCCAGTTACTACACCGACTGGGTGGCCGACGATCCGGTGCTGGGCCGCAACAAGTGGTCCACCTTCCTGCTGCACGAGCTGCCGCCGCTGCTACAGGCTCGCTTCCAGACCAACGGCCGCAATGCCGTTGCGGGAACGTCGATGTCGGCCACCTCGGCGCTGGACCTGGCCATCGAGGCGCCGGGCATGTACCAGGCCGTCGGCTCCTACAGCGGCTGCCCCCGCACCAGCGATATCGCGTCCCGCGCCTACGTCCATTCGCAGCTGGGGCTTTTCGGCGCCAATGCCGACAATATGTGGGGCGGCCCCGACAATCCGGCCTGGCCCGCGCACGACCCGGTGGTCAATGCCGACCGGTTGCGCGGTGTGGCCCTATATGTTTCGTCCGGCAACGGCGGCGCGGGCATCCACGACACCCTGTTCGATCCCTCCATCGGCGGCAACCCGATGAAGCTCGCCGACCGCCTGGCGGTGGGCGGCAGCATGGAGTCGATCGTCGCGGTGTGCACCAGGGAATTGCTGGATCGTCTTGCCGCCCTGGGCATTCCGGCCACGGCCGTCAGTCGGGCAGGCACCCACGCCTGGCCATACTGGCAGGACGACGTGCACGACTCGTGGCCGGTGTTCGCCGCCGCGCTGGGGGTGTGAGCGGGCTCAGCCGCGCACCTGGCGGCGATAGGTGACCTTGTCGAATTCGCGGCCGTACTCGTCGACCGCGACCACATCCATCTCGCTGGCGAAGAACCCCGGCCGCACATCGACCCGGATGAAGGAGTAGTTGCGGAAACGCACCCGCGACCAGGGCGCGTCCTCGGCCTTCTTGGTCCCGTCCGGGGTCCATACGTAACTGTTGGGCACATCGGTGTCGGTGACCTCGTGGCCGCGATAGGTCTCCGGCGAGCCGGGCTGGAACCCGTAGCGCGGCCGACCGCCGCCGCCCACCGTGTAGTAGACGGTGCCGTCGGTGTCGGGGTAGACGATGGAATTGTCGCCCGCCACCTTGGTCGCCCGCCCGGCGCGGATCGGGTCGGTGCGCTCGAACACGTGATTGTGGCCCTGCAGCACCAGATCCACCCGGTAGCGGTCGAACAGCGCGCACCAGGCGTCGCGCACCCCGCCGTCGCTGGCGTGCGAATCGGTGGTCGAATACGCGCAGTGGTGGAAGAAGCAGACGATGAAGTCGATGGCCGGATTCGCCCGATAGGCCGCGAGAGTCCGCTCCACCCAACCGGTCTGGGCGCCGCCGGAATAACCGGTATTGGCCCGGATCTCATAGGAGATGTCATTGGCGTCCAGCGACAGCACCGCCACATTGCCGTAGCCGAACGAGTACGCCGACGGGCAGCCCGCCGGGCCGTTGCCCGGAAAGTCCAGGCGCGCAAGGTGTCCGCCGTAGCCGTGGGTGTCGTAGGCGGCCTCCATGTCGTGATTGCCGGTGGCGAACATCCACGGCGTGCTCGCGGCGTTGCGTTCGATCGCGCCCAGATACGCGTCCCACACATACGGGTTGAACCTGTCGAAACCCTTGGGCGCCTTGCTCCCCGAGGGCGCGAACCGCGGCGTCCGGCCCGCGCCGTCGGGGTCGGCGTAGGCGATGTCACCGGCGAGGATGTGGAAATCCGGTCGGGCGGCGTCGATCTGGCGCAGCACATTGTCCGCGTGCGGCGCGGTCGGATCGTTGTCGGGCTTGTAGTACCTGTCGTCGTAGTCGCCGGGCGCCAGGCCCGGGGGTTGCGTCGGGGTGGCGTCGGTGCCCTGGTCGCCCATCATCGTGAAGCGGAAGGGCAGCACGGCATCTCGCGCCGTCGGCATGGCCGTCCAGGCGGAGGCGATCTCACCGGTGAAGCCGTCGGCGGTGCGCCACCGGTAGAAGTGCGGCATCCGGCCCGGCAGCCCGTCCACCGGCGCGTGCACATAGAACTGCTCGGCCGCCAATACGCCGCCGTCGGTGGTGGGGAGCTGGGTCACCAGGTTGCGCACCTGCGCCTCGGTCGTCGCGCCCAGCGCGGGGGTGGGGCCGTGATCGAGGAACACCTTGGTGCCATTGGGATTTCGGGACAGCTGCGCGGCGAATCGAAGCTGACCCGCCGCGTCCGCGCCGTATCCGACGTGCCGTCCCGCCACCGCCAGCCCGGCGTCGTCGGCGTAGGCGCGGCCCGCGAACGGAGACGTCCCGACCGCCGCCACCGCCGCGGCGGCCGCCGAACCACGCAGGAAGTTGCGGCGCGTCACGGCGCGGCGGCGCAGGTACTCCCGGTGCCACTCGTGCTGTTCGGCCATGGTCATGGCGGCGGCGAGCGGTTCGGGAATCCCGGTGTCGGGGACATCGCCGGGCGGGTTCAGACGAATCGACGGCATGTCGTTGGATATTTGTCCAAATCCGGGGTGCGGGGCAACTCGGATCGGCCCGGCACCCGCAAATTCTTGGTGAACTTTGCGTGCCGGAGGGCGGGAACGATCGTCGCGTACCATTCGTGGACGAGCGACCGATCGGGATGGAATGTATGCCGGAACTCGTTGACGCGCAGGCGCTTGCCGCGCGGATCGCCGCGGAGCTGACCGGGCCGGGCGGCCCGTTCGAGACGACCGTCGAGCCGGTGCTCGGCGTCTCGATGCCGGTACTGCGCCACCGGTTCCGTTCCCTGCGCGAACTGCTGGATTCCTCGCTGGCCTGGGGCGATCGCGACTACCTGGTGACCGCGGAGCGCCGCCTGTCCTATGCCGGGCACGCCCGGGAGGTCGGGGCGCTCGCGCGGGCGCTGGCGCAGCGGTACGGGATCGGCAGGGGCGACCGGGTCGGGATCTTTGCCGCCAACACGCCCGAATGGGTGGTCACGTTCTGGGCGGCGCAGTGCCTGGGCGCGATCGCGGTCGGATACAACGGGTGGTGGTCGGCCCGCGAGATCGCCTACGGGCTCGAGCACACCCGGCCGTCCGTCGTGATCGCCGATGCCAAGCGGGCGGCGGTACTGGCCGAGGCGTGGCGCGAGACCGGGACCGAGGTGCCGGTGCTCACCATGGCGGACGACCTGCCCGGGCTGATCGCCGACCACCCGGGGGAGCTTCCGGCCGCCGTCCCCGTGGACGAGGACGATCCGGCGGTCATCCTCTACACCAGCGGCACCACCGGGCGGCCCAAGGGCGTGGTGCACGCGCATCGCAGCCTGATCGCCGTCAGCGACTTCTATCGCTTCGGCGAGGCCAGCACCGAGAACCTCGCCCGCCGCGCGGCCGACCCGGACGCGCCGCTCGTGCTGCCCGTCCCGAACCGGAAGCGGTATCTGCTGTCGTCACCGCTGTTCCACATCGCGAGCCTGCACAATCTGGTGGTGCCGCGGCTGGGCAGCGGCGCCGCGGTCGTCATGCATCAGGGCGCGTTCGACGTGGATCGGGTGCTGCGCCTGGTGGAACGGGAGCGGGTCACCAACTGGGGCGCGGTCCCGACCATGATCAGCCGAATGCTCGAGCGGGATCTGTCGGGCTACGACCTGTCCGCGCTGACGGCGGTGTCGCTCAATACCGCGCCCTCCTCGCCGGTATTGCAGCGGCGGTTGCGCGAACGGCTGCCCGCCGCACGGGGTTCCGTGGTCACCAGCTACGGCCTCACCGAATGCGGCACGGCCGCAACGATTGCCACGCCCGCCGAGCTCGTCGCGCAGCCGGAGACGGTGGGGCGGCCGATCTTCGGCGTGGCGATCGAGATTCGCGACGGCGAGGGCACGGTCCTCGCCGAGGGCGAGGAGGGCGAGGTCTGGGTGCGCGGGCCGTACCTGATGCTCGGCTACTGGAACGACGAGGCCGCCACCGCCGCGGCCTTCGACGCCGAACGCTGGTTGCGCACCGGCGATTTCGGCGTCCTCGAGGACGGCCGCCTGCGCCTGTCCGGCCGCCGCACCGACCTGATCCTCCGGGGCGGGGAGAACGTCTACCCCGTCGAAATCGAGAACGTCCTCGACGAACACCCGAAGGTCCTGGAGTCCGCCGTCCTCGGCATCCCCCACGAAGACCTCGGCCAACAGGTCGCCGCCATCGTGGTCGCCGCCGACCCGACGGCCCTCACCGAATCCGACCTGACGGCATTCGTCGCCGCCCGCCTGGCCTATTTCAAGGTCCCGGCCCGCTGGCGAATCACCACAGAACCATTGCCCCGCAACGCAACCGGGAAGGTACTTCGCCGAGACCTCACGATTTGATCCCGGCCAAAAACATGCCGGGATCATGGGTGTGGGCGCGCCGGGGTCATGGGTGGAGGTGCGCCGGATCGTGAGAAGTCGGCGCGCCGGGATCATGGGTGGAGGCGCGCTCGGATCATGAGTGGGGCGCGCCGGGATCGTGAGAAACTGCCTTGGTCCTGGCGTGTCCTACCGTCCTGGTCCCGGTGTGTCCAACCGTCCTGGTCCCGGCGTGCCCGACCGTCTTGATCCCGGCGTGCCCGACCGTCTTGATCCCGGCGTGCCCGACCGTCTTGATCCCGGCGTGCCCGACCGTCTTGATCCCGGCGTGCCCGACCGTCTTGATCCCGGCGTGCCCGACCGTCTTGATCCCGGCGTGCTTTTGGCCGGGATCATCCGCGCCCACGGGTCAGGTCGTCGGTGTCATGGGTCGAGTACACCGGCTGGCGCGCAGACTTCCCATGGTCGTGACGCTCGCCCGCATAAGCGAGCGTCTACCACCTTGTCGCGCATTCATTCGCAGCACGCGCTACTGTGACTGCCGCCACATATTCCGGGGGCCGATGCTGAAGGATCGCGAATCGATGGGGTTATCGAGGGCAAGTGGTGCGATTGTCGGGGTCGCCGTGCTGACGGCGGCCGTGCTCGGACAGGCCGTGGCCGCGGCCGAGCCGTCGGGCACGCCGAGCGTTCAGGTCGATCGGGCCCAGATCGATGGCGGCTTCGTCGTCATGGCCCTGACCTATTCCTGCCCGACGCAGTGGGCCGACGCGGACAAACGCGCCGCCCGCGTGGTCTCGGCCGTCGTGCAGGGCGGCGTGCGCGCCGACATCGAGACCGGCGACCTGTGGTGCGACGGCGAGCCACATGCCATCTACACCAATCCGTTCGGCGGGAGTGGCTGGCGGCGGTTCAGGCCGGGCGACGCCGATGTCGAGGCCCAGCTGTACAAGGGCACCGACATGCGGCGGGTGCCGGAGGCCGAGCATCATCGCTCGTTACAGCTAGGCTGAGCCCCGTGCCGCGATTCGAGGCGACCATCCGTTCCGCGCCCGGCGGCGGGGCCTACGTACCCGTCCCCGCCGAGGTGATCGACGCGCTCGGCGGCGCTGGCCGCATCCCGGTGCGCGCCACCTTCGACGGCCTCGACTACACCGGATCCATCACCTCCATGGGCGACGGCCCGTGCCTGG contains:
- a CDS encoding helix-turn-helix transcriptional regulator: MRTGTVDATQELAAFLRARRERLDPRDFGLPERRQARRTPGLRREEVAELAGVSTDYIVRLEQGRGLRPSPEVLEALARTLRLDSDERVYLFDLAQQRPPTVGKPSTTAAPALGLLVADLSPLPAMLVNHRYDILAWNPEMARLLVDFDTLPPAQRNTMWLCLLYPGMPEDFYVDRETIVREGIADLRAAWAAHPDDHALADLIEQFTSQSEEFARLWAKRDVKVNGRGRKSMRHPEAGLLTVNFEVLMPLQDPDHRLIIYRAADAESQAALDVLAAPAKSTPGQ
- a CDS encoding aldo/keto reductase, producing the protein MSLTLDTYRLLGRSGLRVSPLALGTMTFGADWGWGADTDDARKLFDVYVERGGNFIDTASVYTNGSSERLLGEFTRDNRESLVLATKYAMLRRPGDPNAGGNGRKSMVTSVDNSLRQLNTDYIDLLYVHVWDSTTPVEEVLRGLDDLVRRGKVLYVAISDTPAWQVSRMQTIADLRGWSPLVALQVEYSLIERTVERDLIPMARELGLGVIPWSPLASGVLTGKYSRADLAEAAVGSPEGTRKNVALAQGSLTERGLAIADVVKQVAADLGRTPSQVALAWTLRNPGVTAPIIGARTVAQLEDNLGALDVEFDATHLARLDQASAIELGFPHDMLARDMTRSVISGDLKLEPRR
- a CDS encoding flavin reductase family protein, which translates into the protein MTATTMTHTGIEPNILYFGTPVVLISTVNEDGSANLAPMSSAFWLGWRAVLGMGTKSKTVQNLLRTGECVLNLPSDELVPAVDRLALTTGSNPVSARKAERGYRYEPDKFGTAGLTPVASETVSPPRVAECPVTMEAVVSIVHPLAADDPQQTGNVSVIEARIQRVHVHDTIRMAGTTDRIDPDAWRPLIMSFQQFYALGPRAHSSRLSTISETFYRSPDLTRARHTPTR